The window GCCGCGTGCACGGCCTCGGCGACCTTCGCCCACCCGGCCAGCTGCTCCTCACCGTGGAAGCGCGGGATGCTGTCGCTCTGCCCCGCCGACTCGTGGCCCACGTACGTGCCCTCGGTGACGATCAGGCCGACCCCGGCGGCGGCACGGCGTGCGTAGTACGACGCCACGTCCTCCCCCGGAACACCGCCCGGCGAGAACTGCCGGGTCATCGGCGCCATCGCGATCCGGTTCGGAACGGTCAGGCCGTTGATGGAGACGGGCCGGGAAAGGATCTCGGCCGCGCGGGAGGCGGAGGTGGCGACAGTCACGTAGGGGCTCCTCGTGGGGTGGAGTGATCGAGCGGTCGGTCAGTCGGTCAGTCGGTCAGCGGATCCATGCGTACATACGCGCATTCCCGTTGGTATGTGCACACGCATGGATCACTCCTCGCATCAACCACCCCGGTGACCAGGACATTCCTCCACCCCGCCGCCGACCCCCCGTGATCCCGGCCACACCCCCGCGCCCCGATCAAGGCCGACCTGCTGCGCGCGAGTGATCTATAAAGTGTGGTGGCCATCAACACCATTCGAACGCAAGGGAACAGATGGGTAGACAGATACGGTGGGCGGCCGCTCTCGCCGTCCCCCTCGCCCTCGGAGCCACACTGCTCGCTCCGACGACCACCGCACAGGCGGAGACGGTCGTCTCCGGGAACTACACCTCGGTCTTCAACTACCCGAGGCCCACGAGCGCCTACGACTACTCGATCAGCACCGGCGCCGGTGAACTGATCGACCTCGCGGCGCCGGACTCGACCCTCTACATGGGGATGTACTGGTTCAGCAGCGCGGCCCTGCGGGAGAAGCTCGCCGCCGCGCAGACGCGGGGTGTGACCCTGCGCATCGTCGCGGAGGGCGTGAACTCCGGCGACCTGAGCCAGCTGCCGCTGACGGGCGACTCGACCCTCACCCGGTGCAGCAACGGCTGTCTCGGCAACGGCTCGGGCGACACACGCGCGATCAACCACGACAAGTACATGGTGCTCGACGCGCTCACCGACGGCCGCAAGAACGTCGTCTGGCAGAGCTCGCAGAACCTCGCGGGCGGCCAGGACGGCGAGATCAACAACGCGGTCGTCGTGGCGAACAACGCGGCCCTCGCCACCCGGTACCGCAACCACTTCAACGACCAGGTCGAGCACGCAGGCGACAGCCTGCACACGACGTACGACCACACCACGGGCGACCCGAACTCCCCGGTCGAGGCGTACTTCTCCCCGCGCGACACGGCCTCGGACGCCACTCACTACGGCAACGCCGACATCCTCGCCTCGTTCATCGACCAGGTCGACTGCACGCACGACGGCAAGATCAGGATCGCGGCGGCCGAGCTCGACCAGCGCTCCACCCGCCCCGCCGTCTACGAGGCCCTGGAGACCAAGCGGATCGAAGGCTGCGCCATCGAGGCGAACGTCCGCGACCTCAGCGACGGCGGCGGCAACAACGGCGTCAACGAACTCGCCGGCCTCGACATCCCGGCCTACGGCAACCGCCCCGGCGGCTGCCGCTACAAGGCCACGGCGACCTCGTCCTGCAACCGCGGCACCGTGCACTCCAAGTACCTGCTGACGGAGTGGAAGAAGGACGACGGCACCCAGGTCCAGCACGTGTACACGGGCTCCCACAACTGGACCGCGGGCTCGCTGAAGACCAACGACGAGACGATCCTGCGCATCGACGACGCGGGCACCTACCAGGCGTTCGTCGCCAACTTCAACAAGGCCCGCGCCCTCGTGGTCGACATCGACGCCACGAAGTACGGCTCGACGTCCCAGCACTACTCCCGCGTCAACGTGGAAACCAAGGGCGACCAGCACTACAGCGCCGTCGCCTCCGGCGGCACCTCCGCCGTCTACACGGCGGTCGTGTACGAGCAGGGCGACCGGCACGACCCCTCGGACACCGAGCTGGGCACCGACGTGTACATCCGCATGTACAAGGACGGCGTGGCCCTGTGGGACGAGAAGCTGCTGAGCAACAGCGGGACCGGCACCACCTGGTCGCACCAGAAGCCCGACGTCGGCGTGGACGACCAGGGCAACGCGATCGTCGTCTGGGCCAAGGACGACGACGGCAACAAGTACGCCGACATCGCCGTACGCCGGATCACCCCGGCCGGCACGGTCACCACCCTGCCGCGCCCGCACGCCTCCGGTGACGGTGACCAGCTGCGGCCGACGGTCGCCGTGGCCGGTGACGGCTCCTACGGCGTCGCCTGGGAGTCCACGGCCGACGGCTCGACCCTCAACCAGGTGTACGCGAGCAGCTGGTCGCCGACCGGCGCCGCGCGCTACCAGGACGTCCAGGTCAGCACGATCAACTCCGGTGCTGCCGGGTCCAACCGCCGGCCCGACGCGGCGATCGACGACGCCGGGAACATGGTGGTCGCCTGGGAGGAGGACGCGGACGGCAACGGCGGCCTCAACATCGGGGTGGCGAAGCTGACCACCTCGGGCGGCTTCGCCGTGGCCCGCAAGGTGGCCAACTCGCTCACGGACGGGCAGCAGACCAGGCCCGCGGTGGCGTCGGCCGGTGACGGCCGGTTCGTCGTGGCGTGGACGGACGAGTACACCACCGGCACCGGCACCCTGGTCCGGGACCAGCGGATCCAGCACCGCGTCTTCTCGGCGGCCGGCGCCGCCGCGGCGGCCGACCGGCGGACCACCGAGGACGCCACCGTGGACGGCCCCTTCGTCGACGGCAAGCGGCCGATCTCCGACCAGGCCGACGCCGATGTGGCGGTCGCCGACGACGGCAGCTTCGTCGTGGCGTGGAAGGAGGCCTTCGACGCGTTCGTCGGCAACCCCGCGACCCTGCACGCCGGCCAGGACGACGTCTGGGCCCGCGGCTTCAACGCGGACGGGACCGCGACCGACCGGCTCGTTCCCACCCGGATGAACGTGGTGACCGGCGGGGGCCAGGGCGGCCCGGCCGTGGCCCTGGCCG is drawn from Streptomyces liliifuscus and contains these coding sequences:
- a CDS encoding phospholipase D-like domain-containing protein, yielding MGRQIRWAAALAVPLALGATLLAPTTTAQAETVVSGNYTSVFNYPRPTSAYDYSISTGAGELIDLAAPDSTLYMGMYWFSSAALREKLAAAQTRGVTLRIVAEGVNSGDLSQLPLTGDSTLTRCSNGCLGNGSGDTRAINHDKYMVLDALTDGRKNVVWQSSQNLAGGQDGEINNAVVVANNAALATRYRNHFNDQVEHAGDSLHTTYDHTTGDPNSPVEAYFSPRDTASDATHYGNADILASFIDQVDCTHDGKIRIAAAELDQRSTRPAVYEALETKRIEGCAIEANVRDLSDGGGNNGVNELAGLDIPAYGNRPGGCRYKATATSSCNRGTVHSKYLLTEWKKDDGTQVQHVYTGSHNWTAGSLKTNDETILRIDDAGTYQAFVANFNKARALVVDIDATKYGSTSQHYSRVNVETKGDQHYSAVASGGTSAVYTAVVYEQGDRHDPSDTELGTDVYIRMYKDGVALWDEKLLSNSGTGTTWSHQKPDVGVDDQGNAIVVWAKDDDGNKYADIAVRRITPAGTVTTLPRPHASGDGDQLRPTVAVAGDGSYGVAWESTADGSTLNQVYASSWSPTGAARYQDVQVSTINSGAAGSNRRPDAAIDDAGNMVVAWEEDADGNGGLNIGVAKLTTSGGFAVARKVANSLTDGQQTRPAVASAGDGRFVVAWTDEYTTGTGTLVRDQRIQHRVFSAAGAAAAADRRTTEDATVDGPFVDGKRPISDQADADVAVADDGSFVVAWKEAFDAFVGNPATLHAGQDDVWARGFNADGTATDRLVPTRMNVVTGGGQGGPAVALAANGRLALTYSDDYDGNGHNEMRLRDAFKNA